One part of the Malus sylvestris chromosome 2, drMalSylv7.2, whole genome shotgun sequence genome encodes these proteins:
- the LOC126590184 gene encoding uncharacterized protein LOC126590184 — protein MDDVRASSAWVASHSSHVVVDSSGIEKVAERIDTIPKVKWDFEGIHYFDNGPLTVQYLFVLDALNFCFWPDKDLNYDNLAAGLKEAIQNDKSVFDADRLQKYTGSELRELLKWPRPLPLEDERVRLLHEVGFELERSFDGKASNLVESCGKSAVKLVALVTRHFPGFRDHSVYKGHQVFLYKRAQIFAADLWGAFGGQGYGEFYDIGSITIMADYIVPAVLRQLGVLKYSATLASTIEANTQIVAGSEEEVELRACSIYAVEKMKELISMKSGKKVLSIELDLWLWSFGIQCPALQHHRTLSIYY, from the exons ATGGACGACGTTAGGGCAAGCTCTGCTTGGGTCGCAAGCCATTCTTCTCATGTCGTCGTCGACTCTTCAG gGATTGAGAAAGTGGCGGAGAGGATAGATACAATTCCGAAGGTGAAATGGGATTTCGAAGGAATACACTATTTCGACAATGGGCCTCTCACCGTTCAGTATCTCTTTGTGTTGGACGCTTTGAATTTCTGCTTTTGGCCTG ATAAGGACTTAAATTATGACAATTTGGCTGCTGGTCTAAAGGAAGCAATACAAAATGACAAATCTGTGTTTGATGCTGATCGTTTGCAGAAATACACCG GTTCTGAACTGCGGGAGCTGTTGAAATGGCCTAGGCCATTACCTTTGGAGGATGAGAGAGTTCGTTTGCTGCATGAG GTTGGGTTTGAGCTTGAGAGAAGCTTTGACGGCAAAGCATCCAACCTTGTGGAGTCCTGTGGAAAGTCAGCGGTTAAGCTTGTAGCTCTTGTTACTCGTCACTTTCCTG GTTTCAGAGACCACTCAGTATACAAAGGCCACCAAGTATTTTTGTATAAAAGAGCTCAGATATTTGCAGCAGATTTATGGGGAGCATTTGGCGGCCAAGGATATGGAGAATTTTATGACATTGGCTCAATCACTATTATGGCGGACTACATTGTTCCAGCCGTGCTTAGACAGCTGGGTGTGCTGAAGTATAGTGCAACCCTTGCCAGCACAATTGAGGCTAATACCCAAATAGTTGCAGGCAGTGAGGAGGAAGTCGAACTGCGAGCATGCTCCATATATGCTGTGGAGAAAATGAAAGAGTTGATCAGTATGAAATCAGGGAAGAAG GTGCTGAGTATTGAGTTAGACCTTTGGCTTTGGTCTTTTGGCATTCAGTGTCCTGCACTGCAACACCATCGCACCCTCTCAATATATTATTGA